One genomic window of Mesorhizobium sp. CAU 1732 includes the following:
- a CDS encoding GMC family oxidoreductase N-terminal domain-containing protein, with amino-acid sequence MQQYDFIIVGSGSSGSVVAERLSANGRHSVLVLEAGGTDRRFFVQMPLGYGKTFFDPAVNWNYKAEPDQGLAGNADHWPRGKLLGGSSSINAMVWIRGQREDFDEWRDAGNAGWGYDDVLPIFKAIEDNESGADDWRGQGGPVHVTDLRRFVHPLCNLYLEAGQQVDLPLNADFNGERQEGVGVYQISTRNGRRMSAARAFLRPAMKRQNVRVETNALATKILFEGRRAVGIEYMKNGRTYQARAGREVILSAGSINTPQLLQLSGVGPAEHLRSLGIDVLHGNDNVGAHLQDHQGINYTFKARTATLNQLLRPWWGKLAVGMRYLLLRNGPLAMSMNQGGGFFRTDPAIARPNMQLYFQAFSTVLPRPGERPILSPDPWPGFSIGLSNCRPTSRGSIMIRTSDPNQHPKIVANAFSTNHDVDEMLAAVKFLRKLAATPALSKMIDEEVLPGPSITSDEALIDDFRKRSGTVYHPVSTARMGSDVSSSVVSSRLKVHGLEGLRVIDASVFPSVISGNTNAAAIMTGWKGAQLIQEDLP; translated from the coding sequence ATGCAGCAATATGATTTCATCATCGTCGGTTCCGGTTCGTCCGGGTCGGTCGTTGCCGAGCGCCTCTCGGCGAACGGCCGGCACAGCGTGCTGGTGCTGGAAGCCGGCGGCACGGACCGCCGCTTCTTCGTCCAGATGCCGCTCGGATACGGCAAGACGTTCTTCGACCCCGCGGTCAATTGGAACTACAAGGCTGAGCCCGATCAGGGTCTCGCGGGCAACGCCGACCATTGGCCGCGCGGCAAGCTGCTCGGCGGGTCGAGCTCGATCAATGCGATGGTCTGGATCAGGGGCCAGCGCGAGGATTTCGACGAATGGCGCGATGCCGGAAACGCCGGCTGGGGCTATGACGACGTCCTGCCGATCTTCAAGGCGATCGAGGACAATGAAAGCGGTGCGGATGACTGGCGCGGTCAAGGCGGACCGGTTCACGTCACCGACCTCCGGCGCTTCGTGCATCCGCTCTGTAATCTCTATCTCGAAGCCGGCCAGCAGGTAGATCTCCCGCTGAACGCCGATTTCAACGGCGAGCGGCAGGAGGGCGTCGGCGTCTACCAGATTTCGACGCGCAACGGCCGTCGCATGTCGGCGGCTCGAGCCTTCCTGCGGCCCGCCATGAAGCGGCAGAACGTGCGCGTCGAGACCAACGCGCTGGCGACGAAGATCCTGTTCGAGGGCAGACGCGCGGTCGGCATCGAATATATGAAGAACGGACGGACGTATCAGGCGCGCGCGGGGCGCGAGGTGATCCTGTCGGCAGGCTCGATCAACACGCCGCAATTGCTGCAACTGTCCGGTGTCGGGCCGGCCGAGCATCTGCGATCCCTCGGCATCGACGTGCTTCACGGCAACGACAATGTCGGTGCGCACCTGCAGGACCATCAGGGCATCAACTATACGTTCAAGGCCAGAACCGCGACGCTGAACCAGCTTCTGCGGCCATGGTGGGGCAAGCTGGCGGTCGGCATGCGCTATCTGCTCCTGCGCAACGGGCCGCTTGCGATGAGCATGAACCAGGGCGGCGGCTTCTTCCGCACCGATCCGGCGATCGCGCGGCCCAACATGCAGCTCTATTTCCAGGCATTCTCGACCGTGCTGCCACGGCCGGGAGAGCGCCCGATCCTGTCGCCCGACCCATGGCCAGGTTTCTCGATCGGCCTGTCGAACTGCCGCCCGACCAGCCGTGGCTCGATCATGATCCGCACCAGCGACCCGAACCAGCACCCGAAGATCGTCGCCAACGCCTTTTCGACCAACCACGATGTCGATGAGATGCTGGCTGCCGTGAAATTCCTGCGCAAGCTCGCCGCAACGCCCGCGCTGTCGAAAATGATCGACGAAGAGGTGCTGCCCGGCCCGTCGATCACCAGCGACGAGGCGCTGATCGACGACTTCCGCAAACGCTCCGGCACCGTCTATCATCCGGTCTCCACCGCGCGCATGGGATCCGATGTGTCGTCATCGGTGGTGTCGTCGCGTCTGAAAGTGCACGGTCTCGAGGGCCTGCGGGTGATCGATGCGTCGGTGTTCCCGAGCGTGATTTCCGGCAACACAAACGCGGCCGCGATCATGACCGGTTGGAAGGGCGCCCAACTGATACAGGAGGATTTGCCATGA
- a CDS encoding mandelate racemase/muconate lactonizing enzyme family protein: protein MKITDVKTWVVGNPPPGIGGKYFIFVKLTTDGGVHGYGEAYSATFGPHVTARMIEDCAGRYLVGQDPHDIETFFRRAYSSGFSQRPDISMMGCVSALEMACWDIVGKEAGKPVYKLLGGQVHETLRSYTYLYPHEGSVHTEDVSGRNVYNDPDLAAECAIEYVRQGFDAVKLDPAGPYTAFDGHQPRLVDIETSAAMVKAIREAVGTKADILFGTHGQFTASGALRMARAIEPYDPLWFEEPVPPDMPEVMAQVARGTSIPIATGERLTTKWEFARIIENRAATILQPDLGRSGGILETKKIAAMAEAYHIQIAPHCYCGPIVGAANIQLAATLPNFLILESLKQWDGFHADLLKTKIEWQDGHVIPSKEPGLGVELDEAVCEAHPYDGSALHLQMAQSPLFP, encoded by the coding sequence ATGAAGATCACCGATGTGAAGACCTGGGTGGTCGGCAATCCTCCCCCCGGCATCGGCGGCAAATACTTCATCTTCGTGAAGCTGACGACCGATGGCGGCGTGCATGGCTATGGCGAGGCCTACAGCGCCACGTTCGGGCCGCATGTCACGGCCCGGATGATCGAGGACTGTGCCGGACGCTATCTCGTGGGGCAGGACCCGCACGACATCGAGACTTTCTTTCGGCGCGCCTATTCGTCCGGCTTCAGCCAGCGGCCCGACATCTCCATGATGGGCTGCGTCTCCGCGCTGGAAATGGCGTGCTGGGACATCGTCGGCAAGGAAGCGGGCAAGCCGGTCTACAAGCTGCTCGGCGGACAGGTGCACGAGACGCTGCGCTCCTACACCTATCTCTACCCGCACGAAGGCAGCGTCCACACCGAGGACGTCTCGGGACGGAACGTCTACAACGACCCCGACCTCGCAGCCGAATGCGCGATCGAATATGTGCGACAGGGCTTCGATGCCGTGAAGCTGGACCCCGCCGGGCCTTACACCGCCTTCGACGGCCACCAGCCACGCCTCGTCGACATCGAGACGTCGGCCGCCATGGTGAAGGCGATCCGCGAGGCGGTCGGCACGAAGGCCGACATCCTCTTCGGCACGCACGGGCAGTTCACGGCGTCGGGCGCGCTGCGCATGGCGCGCGCGATCGAGCCCTACGACCCGCTGTGGTTCGAGGAACCGGTGCCGCCTGATATGCCGGAAGTGATGGCGCAGGTGGCGCGCGGCACGTCGATCCCGATCGCGACCGGTGAGCGGCTGACGACGAAGTGGGAGTTCGCCCGCATCATCGAAAACCGCGCCGCGACCATCCTACAGCCCGATCTGGGACGCTCCGGCGGCATTCTCGAAACGAAGAAGATCGCGGCGATGGCCGAGGCCTACCACATCCAGATCGCGCCGCACTGCTATTGCGGGCCGATCGTCGGCGCGGCCAACATCCAGCTTGCGGCGACGCTGCCGAACTTCCTGATCCTCGAATCGCTCAAGCAGTGGGACGGCTTCCACGCCGACCTTCTGAAGACGAAGATCGAATGGCAGGACGGGCACGTCATTCCATCAAAAGAACCTGGCCTCGGCGTCGAACTGGACGAAGCGGTGTGCGAGGCGCATCCTTACGATGGCAGCGCGCTGCATCTGCAAATGGCGCAATCGCCGCTATTTCCGTGA
- a CDS encoding NAD(P)-dependent oxidoreductase codes for MPKSLVSGGTGYVGRFIVDALIARGHEVTVLSRREPRADLFIAPIHFMTGELDPGRDQSHAFQGMDLFVHAAFDHLPGLYRGGEGDDPASFRTRNVDGSKALFDAARKAGVGRAVFLSSRAVYGTQPPGARLSEETRPHPDTLYGEAKHAVERHLREIGSTEAFAGTSLRVTGVYGPAGRGKPDDKWTPIIRDWLDGRAVEPRAGSEVHGADVAGAVLAILDAPASAVAGQIFNVSDVMVDRTDMLAIVQQATGHSTPLPQPADSSRINVMETDRIEALGWRPGGVKRLRDTVLDLVDKLEPARSR; via the coding sequence ATGCCAAAATCGCTGGTTTCGGGAGGCACGGGTTACGTCGGCCGCTTCATCGTGGACGCCCTCATCGCGCGCGGACACGAGGTGACAGTTCTAAGTCGGCGTGAGCCGCGCGCCGATCTTTTCATCGCGCCGATTCATTTCATGACGGGCGAACTCGATCCCGGCCGTGATCAATCCCACGCTTTCCAAGGCATGGATCTGTTCGTGCACGCGGCGTTCGATCATCTTCCTGGCTTGTACCGGGGCGGGGAGGGCGACGATCCCGCAAGCTTTCGCACGCGCAATGTGGATGGATCGAAGGCATTGTTCGACGCCGCCCGCAAGGCCGGTGTTGGTCGTGCCGTCTTCCTGTCGAGTCGCGCCGTCTATGGCACGCAGCCGCCCGGCGCGCGGCTTTCGGAAGAGACGAGGCCCCATCCCGATACGCTGTACGGCGAGGCCAAGCACGCCGTCGAGCGGCATCTGCGCGAGATCGGGTCGACCGAGGCTTTCGCCGGCACGTCGCTGCGCGTCACCGGCGTCTACGGTCCGGCGGGGCGCGGAAAACCCGACGACAAATGGACGCCGATCATTCGCGACTGGCTGGATGGCCGCGCCGTCGAGCCCCGCGCAGGCAGCGAAGTGCATGGCGCGGACGTTGCGGGCGCCGTCCTCGCAATCCTCGATGCGCCCGCTTCTGCCGTTGCCGGGCAGATCTTCAACGTCTCCGACGTGATGGTCGATCGCACCGACATGCTCGCCATCGTCCAGCAGGCGACGGGTCATTCTACGCCGCTGCCCCAGCCGGCGGACAGTTCGCGGATCAACGTGATGGAGACGGACAGGATCGAAGCGCTTGGCTGGCGCCCCGGCGGGGTGAAGCGCCTGCGCGACACCGTTCTCGACCTCGTGGACAAGCTGGAGCCGGCACGCAGTCGGTAG
- a CDS encoding glycosyltransferase, protein MQIFAYVTLVTNADYVLGATALARSLLATGTTADLVVMHTGGVDDSHLESLKALGAKLHRADLLPTSDAFNARHQRAKIHAENPFTKGRKPDFHTPLDNFAKLRLWQLEQYDRVVFIDADAIVVRNIDRLFFYPEFSAAPNVYETLADFHRLNSGVFVATPSRETFDAMLARLDAPDAHWPRTDQTFLQSYFPDWHGLPVFFNMLQYVWFTMPELWDWKSVHVVHYQYEKPWERDHPKAAQLQPLIDLWRSCLDGAMPDVDSLENPSVAR, encoded by the coding sequence TTGCAGATATTCGCCTACGTCACCCTCGTCACCAATGCCGACTACGTTCTCGGCGCGACGGCGCTCGCGCGTTCGCTGCTGGCGACCGGCACGACAGCGGACCTCGTCGTCATGCACACGGGCGGCGTGGACGATTCACACCTTGAATCGCTCAAGGCGCTCGGCGCGAAGCTCCACCGCGCCGACCTGCTGCCGACATCGGACGCCTTCAACGCGCGGCACCAGCGCGCGAAAATCCATGCCGAGAACCCGTTTACAAAGGGCCGCAAGCCGGATTTTCACACGCCTCTCGACAATTTCGCGAAGCTTCGGCTCTGGCAACTGGAACAGTACGACCGTGTCGTGTTCATCGACGCCGACGCGATCGTGGTGCGCAACATCGATCGCCTGTTTTTCTATCCCGAATTCTCCGCCGCGCCGAACGTCTATGAAACGCTTGCCGATTTTCACCGGCTGAATTCGGGCGTCTTCGTCGCGACGCCGTCGCGCGAGACGTTCGACGCGATGCTTGCCCGGCTCGACGCGCCGGACGCGCATTGGCCGCGCACCGACCAGACCTTCCTCCAATCCTACTTCCCCGACTGGCACGGGCTGCCGGTGTTCTTCAACATGCTCCAGTATGTCTGGTTCACCATGCCGGAGTTGTGGGACTGGAAGTCCGTGCATGTCGTTCACTACCAGTACGAAAAACCCTGGGAGCGCGACCACCCAAAGGCCGCGCAATTGCAGCCGCTGATCGATCTCTGGCGATCCTGCCTTGATGGCGCCATGCCGGACGTGGATTCTCTGGAAAATCCCTCGGTCGCACGGTGA
- a CDS encoding NAD-dependent epimerase/dehydratase family protein, with protein sequence MKIAVLGGDGFIGWPTCLHLSDAGHEIHILDNLSRRWIDTELGVQSLTPMDSIQERTRIWYQETGRRIHFHLIDLARDYEILKSWLASERPDAIVHFAEQRAAPYSMKSDRHKNYTVNNNVNGTHNLLNAMVEVGLDAHLVHLGTMGVYGYSTVGAAIPEGYLPVGIDVMSGETVKQDILYPSNPGSIYHMTKCLDQLLFQFYAKNDGLRVTDLHQGIVWGTHTEQTRRHVQLINRFDYDGDYGTVLNRFLIQAAIGYPLTVHGTGGQTRAFIHIQDSVRCIELALKSPPTRGDRVKIFNQMTETHRVRDLAEMVARIAGGSVAFLPNPRKEAAENDLVVKNDQFIELGLNPITLEEGLLDEVMEVAKKYAYRVDRSRIPAVSAWTKDIAPTIERDPEGKRLKSVG encoded by the coding sequence ATGAAGATTGCGGTGCTTGGCGGTGACGGATTCATCGGTTGGCCCACATGCCTCCATCTGTCCGATGCGGGTCACGAGATTCATATCCTCGACAATCTGTCGCGTCGGTGGATCGACACAGAGCTCGGCGTGCAATCGCTGACGCCGATGGATTCGATCCAGGAGCGCACGCGCATCTGGTATCAGGAGACCGGACGGCGCATTCATTTCCACCTGATCGATCTCGCACGCGACTACGAGATTCTGAAGAGCTGGCTTGCGAGCGAGCGGCCGGACGCCATCGTGCATTTCGCCGAGCAGCGCGCCGCGCCCTATTCGATGAAGAGCGACCGGCACAAGAACTACACGGTCAACAACAACGTCAACGGCACCCACAATCTGCTCAACGCGATGGTGGAGGTGGGGCTGGACGCGCATCTCGTGCATCTCGGCACGATGGGCGTCTACGGCTACTCGACCGTCGGCGCGGCCATTCCTGAGGGTTATTTGCCGGTCGGCATCGACGTGATGTCGGGCGAGACGGTCAAGCAGGATATTCTCTATCCGTCCAATCCCGGCTCGATCTATCACATGACGAAGTGCCTGGATCAGTTGCTGTTCCAGTTCTACGCCAAGAATGACGGGTTGCGGGTCACCGACCTGCATCAGGGCATCGTCTGGGGCACCCATACCGAACAGACGCGCCGGCATGTGCAGCTCATCAACCGGTTCGACTACGACGGTGACTACGGCACGGTCCTGAACCGGTTCCTCATTCAGGCGGCGATCGGTTACCCGCTGACAGTGCACGGAACCGGCGGCCAGACGCGCGCATTCATCCACATCCAGGATTCGGTGCGCTGCATCGAACTGGCGCTCAAGTCGCCGCCGACGCGTGGCGACCGGGTGAAGATTTTCAACCAGATGACCGAGACGCACCGCGTCCGTGACCTTGCCGAAATGGTTGCCCGCATCGCGGGCGGCAGCGTTGCGTTCCTGCCCAATCCGCGCAAGGAAGCGGCTGAAAACGACCTCGTGGTGAAGAACGACCAGTTCATCGAACTCGGCCTCAATCCGATCACGCTGGAGGAGGGCCTGCTGGACGAGGTGATGGAGGTCGCGAAGAAATACGCCTACCGCGTCGACCGTAGCCGCATCCCGGCCGTGTCTGCCTGGACCAAGGACATCGCGCCGACCATCGAGCGCGATCCCGAAGGGAAGCGGCTGAAGAGCGTGGGATAG
- the uvrB gene encoding excinuclease ABC subunit UvrB, whose translation MAKTPGKKTASADETSRFGARSRKSPLTDYLDASEPMPGGSGFEEAPQAPFEGAPLTGVISGWAEQIAREAEKPAAKPSKKIPERSSAPTRSGRGTSMGGAASPKERAAAGLNPVAGMDVSLEDAASLSSSGVTATVAALSALIESGNPLHKNGEMWVPHRPARPDKSEGGIAIRMESEFEPAGDQPTAIADLVSGVKEHDRTQVLLGVTGSGKTYTMAQVINETQRPALILAPNKTLAAQLYGEFKSFFPNNAVEYFVSYYDYYQPEAYVPRTDTFIEKESSINEQIDRMRHSATRSLLERDDVIIVASVSCIYGIGSVETYTAMTFQMEVGDRLDQRQLLADLVAQQYKRQDINFVRGSFRVRGDTIEIFPAHLEDRAWRISMFGDEIETIVEFDPLTGQKTGDLKSVKIYANSHYVTPRPTLNQAIKSIKEELKHRLVELEHAGRLLEAQRLEQRTRFDLEMLEATGSCAGIENYSRYLTGRRPGDPPPTLFEYIPDNALVFIDESHVTVPQIGGMYRGDFRRKATLAEYGFRLPSCMDNRPLRFEEWDAMRPLTVAVSATPSKWEMEEAGGVFAEQVIRPTGLIDPPVEVRPAKSQVDDVLGEIRETTAKGYRTLCTVLTKRMAEDLTEYLHEQGVRVRYMHSDIDTLERIEILRDLRLGAFDVLVGINLLREGLDIPECGFVAILDADKEGFLRSETSLIQTIGRAARNVDGKVILYADNITGSMERAMAETSRRREKQEAYNTEHGITPESIKKNIGDILSSVYERDHVRPDISNVTKDGQMVGANLKAHLEHLDKEMRNAAADLDFERAARLRDEVKRLREMELAISDDPLAREVEMQSPASGREKGKHNKGRARHRTVDETSLFAKPALDEMGTSGDHAVPAGASKFRKNDLDEMTVRRTEKPLPGKVPDKPADDAKAVKRNKAGAGSYEDPADVRKESRRSRKTGRPGR comes from the coding sequence ATGGCCAAAACACCCGGAAAGAAGACCGCGTCTGCGGACGAGACCAGCCGTTTCGGCGCGCGGTCGCGCAAGAGTCCGTTGACGGACTATCTCGACGCATCCGAGCCGATGCCCGGCGGCAGCGGCTTCGAGGAAGCGCCACAAGCGCCGTTTGAGGGTGCGCCGCTGACCGGCGTCATTTCCGGCTGGGCCGAGCAGATCGCGCGCGAGGCCGAGAAGCCTGCCGCAAAACCGTCGAAGAAGATTCCGGAGCGGTCGTCGGCCCCCACACGCTCGGGCCGCGGAACGTCGATGGGCGGCGCGGCCTCGCCGAAGGAACGCGCGGCGGCGGGTCTCAATCCGGTCGCCGGCATGGATGTCAGCCTCGAAGACGCTGCATCGCTGTCATCGTCGGGTGTGACCGCCACGGTTGCAGCGCTTTCCGCGCTGATCGAGAGCGGCAATCCGCTGCACAAGAATGGCGAGATGTGGGTGCCGCACCGTCCGGCGCGCCCCGACAAGTCCGAAGGCGGCATCGCCATCCGGATGGAGTCGGAGTTCGAACCGGCGGGCGACCAGCCGACCGCGATCGCCGATCTCGTGTCTGGCGTGAAAGAGCATGACCGCACGCAAGTCCTGCTCGGCGTTACGGGGTCGGGCAAAACCTACACCATGGCGCAGGTGATCAACGAAACGCAGCGCCCTGCGCTGATCCTCGCGCCCAACAAGACGCTTGCTGCCCAGCTCTATGGCGAGTTCAAATCGTTCTTCCCGAACAACGCGGTCGAGTATTTCGTCTCCTATTACGACTACTACCAGCCGGAAGCCTACGTCCCGCGCACCGACACGTTCATCGAGAAGGAATCCTCGATCAACGAACAGATCGACCGGATGCGCCACTCCGCGACCCGCTCCCTGCTCGAACGCGACGACGTGATCATCGTGGCGTCGGTCTCGTGCATCTACGGTATCGGCTCGGTCGAGACCTATACGGCGATGACCTTCCAGATGGAGGTCGGCGACCGCCTCGACCAGCGCCAGCTTCTGGCCGATCTGGTCGCCCAGCAATACAAGCGCCAGGACATCAATTTCGTGCGCGGCTCGTTTCGGGTGCGCGGCGACACGATCGAGATTTTTCCGGCCCACCTTGAAGATCGCGCATGGCGCATTTCGATGTTCGGCGACGAGATCGAGACGATCGTCGAGTTCGATCCGCTGACGGGGCAAAAGACCGGGGATCTGAAATCGGTCAAGATTTACGCCAATTCGCACTATGTGACGCCGCGCCCGACGCTCAACCAGGCGATCAAGTCGATCAAGGAGGAGCTGAAGCACCGCCTTGTCGAGCTGGAACATGCCGGCCGCCTGCTGGAGGCGCAGCGCCTCGAACAGCGCACGCGTTTCGATCTGGAAATGCTCGAAGCGACGGGTTCCTGCGCGGGCATCGAGAACTATTCGCGCTACCTGACAGGCCGCCGGCCGGGCGATCCGCCGCCGACGCTTTTCGAGTACATCCCCGACAATGCGCTGGTCTTCATCGATGAAAGCCACGTTACGGTTCCGCAGATCGGCGGCATGTATCGCGGCGACTTTCGGCGCAAGGCGACGCTGGCGGAATACGGATTCCGCCTCCCCTCCTGCATGGACAACCGGCCGCTGCGATTCGAGGAATGGGACGCGATGCGCCCGCTCACGGTGGCCGTCTCCGCGACCCCGTCGAAGTGGGAGATGGAGGAGGCCGGCGGCGTCTTCGCCGAGCAGGTCATTCGGCCGACCGGGCTGATCGATCCGCCCGTCGAGGTGCGGCCCGCCAAGAGCCAGGTCGACGACGTGCTGGGCGAAATCCGCGAGACGACCGCCAAGGGTTACCGCACGCTGTGCACCGTGCTGACCAAGCGCATGGCGGAAGACCTGACCGAATATCTGCACGAGCAGGGCGTGCGGGTGCGCTACATGCACTCCGACATCGACACGCTGGAGCGTATCGAAATCCTGCGCGATCTTCGCCTCGGCGCGTTCGACGTGCTTGTCGGCATCAACCTTCTGCGCGAGGGCCTCGACATCCCCGAATGCGGGTTCGTCGCCATTCTGGACGCGGACAAGGAGGGCTTTCTGCGCTCCGAAACCTCGCTGATCCAGACGATCGGCCGCGCGGCGCGAAACGTCGACGGCAAGGTCATCCTCTATGCCGACAACATCACCGGCTCGATGGAACGCGCGATGGCTGAAACCAGCCGCCGGCGCGAAAAGCAGGAAGCCTACAACACCGAGCACGGCATCACGCCCGAAAGCATCAAGAAGAACATCGGCGACATCCTGTCGTCCGTCTACGAGCGAGACCATGTCCGGCCCGACATCTCGAACGTCACGAAAGACGGGCAGATGGTCGGCGCCAATCTCAAGGCGCATCTGGAGCATCTCGACAAGGAAATGCGCAACGCCGCCGCGGACCTGGATTTCGAACGGGCAGCCCGGCTGCGCGACGAGGTCAAGCGCCTGCGCGAGATGGAGCTGGCGATCTCCGACGATCCCCTCGCGCGCGAGGTCGAAATGCAGAGCCCCGCTTCCGGCCGCGAAAAGGGCAAGCACAACAAGGGCCGCGCCCGCCATCGCACCGTCGACGAGACCTCGCTCTTCGCCAAGCCGGCTCTCGACGAGATGGGCACGTCGGGCGACCATGCGGTTCCCGCCGGAGCGTCAAAATTCCGAAAGAACGATCTCGACGAGATGACCGTGCGGCGCACTGAAAAGCCGCTCCCGGGCAAGGTGCCCGACAAGCCCGCGGACGATGCGAAAGCGGTCAAGCGAAACAAGGCGGGCGCGGGATCGTACGAAGATCCTGCCGATGTCCGGAAGGAATCGCGTCGGTCGCGCAAGACCGGCAGGCCGGGACGGTAG
- a CDS encoding NAD(P)H-dependent oxidoreductase, with product MAASALSAFAINCTLKSSSDDETSSTDKMINDLLEQLAKHGVSGSSVRALDHDIKPGVLSDMGDGDGWPAIRDRIVAADIFVLGTPIWMGQPSSVAKRVLERLDAFLSETDDADRMPAAGKVALVAVVGNEDGAHHCHAACFQALSDVGFTIPANAGCYWVGEAMGSTDYKDLKSIPEKVEQTLTMAASNAAHLARILKADRYPGVS from the coding sequence ATGGCAGCCAGCGCGCTCTCGGCTTTTGCGATCAATTGTACGCTCAAGTCCTCGTCAGACGACGAAACCTCTTCAACCGACAAGATGATCAACGATCTCCTCGAGCAGCTTGCCAAGCATGGCGTCAGCGGCTCGAGCGTTCGTGCCCTCGACCATGACATCAAGCCTGGCGTGTTGTCCGATATGGGTGACGGCGATGGCTGGCCTGCCATTCGCGACAGGATCGTGGCCGCCGACATCTTCGTCCTCGGCACGCCGATCTGGATGGGACAGCCTTCGTCCGTCGCCAAACGGGTGCTCGAACGGCTCGACGCTTTCTTGTCGGAAACGGACGATGCGGATCGCATGCCTGCGGCAGGTAAGGTCGCGCTTGTGGCTGTCGTCGGCAACGAGGACGGCGCGCATCACTGCCACGCGGCGTGTTTTCAGGCGCTGTCTGATGTCGGGTTCACGATCCCCGCAAATGCCGGCTGCTACTGGGTCGGCGAAGCCATGGGATCGACGGACTATAAGGACCTCAAGAGTATTCCCGAAAAGGTCGAGCAGACATTGACGATGGCGGCCTCGAATGCGGCTCACCTCGCCCGCATCCTCAAGGCCGACCGCTATCCCGGCGTTTCCTGA